The sequence below is a genomic window from Streptomyces sp. NBC_00289.
TGGTCGCCGGTCACCAGCGCGGCCACGCCCCGGTACCAGACGACCCGCCAGTCGTCGGGCCGCTCCTCCTCGAGCCTCCGCAGGGCTTCGAGGGCCGCGTGCGCGTCGCCGTTCTCCAGCCAGGCGCGGATCTGCCGCAGCCGGGTCTCGGTCGACTGGGCCGGCGCCCCGGCCAGGGCCCCGAGGAGTTCGGCCGGCGCGGTGGTCAGCAGGGCCGCCAGGAACCCGGCGTTGGGGTCGGCCGGATCCACCAGGGGCACGGGCAGGGCGAGGGCCGCCGCGGCGGCGTCGACGATTCTGACGATGCTCGCGGAGCCGGGGGACGGCTGCCCGGCGAGTGCCGGCGGAACGCCCGGAGCCTGAGCGGTGCCCGGGGCCGGGGAGGCGGAGGCGGTGGCCGGGGCGGCGGCGCCGCGTTTGGCGCGCACCACCCGCGCCCCCAGTCTCGAGACCTCGCCGTCCAGTCTCGGGAACAACTCCGTGTCGGTGACCCGCACTTCGGGACCGAACAGCGTGGACAGCGCGGGCCGCGCCTTCCCCGTCTGGAGCGAGACGACCTCGCGAAGGACGCCCGTCAGCTGCTCGGACAACTCCTGCGCGGAGGCGAACCGGCGGCCCGGGTCGGGGTCGGTGGCCCGCACCAGCAGCCGGTAGAACGACTCGTACTGGCGGAAGACCTCGATGTGGTCGGGGTCGGGCAGGGAGTCCACGAAGACGTTCGTGTAGCCCTGGAAGTCGAAGGTCATCACCGCGAGCGTGCGGGCGACCGTGTACAGGTCGGACGCCACCGACGGGCCGACCTCCGCGACCTCCGGCGCCTGGTAGCCCACCGTGCCGTAGATGGCCGACTCGTCGTCGTCCATCCTGCGCACCGCGCCCATGTCGATCAGCTTCAGCTGGTCCTCGGTCTGGATCGCGTTGTCGACCTTGAAGTCGCAGTACAGCAGGTTGCGGCGGCAGATGCCCGAGGGCCTCCAGGGCCTCGATGCCGTACGCGCAGGCCTGCTCCACCGGCAGCGGGTCCCGCTTGCCGTCCGGCGTACGGCGTCCGTTGGCGATCTCCTTCAGGGACTTGCCGCCGACGTACTCCATGACGATGTACCCGTCCAGCGAACCCGTCCGCTGGTCGAGGTGCTCCACGAAGTTGTAGATCCGCACGATGTTGGCGTGCTCGATCTCCGCGAGGAAGCGCCGCTCGGAGATCGCGGCGGCCATCGCGTCCTGGTCGCCGGTGTCGAGCAGGCCCTTGAGGACCACCCAGCGGTCCGACACCGCGCGGTCCACCGCCAGGTAGACCCAGCCGAGACCGCCGTGCGCCAGGCAGCCCACGACCTCGTACTGGCCGTGGACGACGTCGCCGCCCTTCAGCTTCGGGACGAACGAGTACGGGTGGCCGCACTTGGTGCAGAAGCCCTCCGTGCGCCCGGCGTGCTCACCCCGCGAACGCCCCACCGGCGCCCCGCAGTCGGAGCGCGAGCAGAACCGCTTGCGCTCGGGCACCTCCGGGTTCTCCAGCACCATCGCGCGCGGGTCGGGCCGCGGCACCCCGGGGACCTCGACCAGACCGGCGCCGAGTCGGCCGCGGGTGGACGAACCGGAGGCCGAGCCGGAGCTGCGCACCGACACCGAACGGCCCGTGGAGCGGCCCGACACGGAGCGCGACAGCCGGCCCGACACCGAGCGCCGGGACTTCGACGACTGCGAGGACGTACGGGAACTGCCGCGGCTGCCGACGCGCGCGCCGGTGCTGCCCGAACCCCGGGAGCTCCCCCCGGCGGCGCCGACACCGGAGGACGGCGATCCGGCCGGGCCGCTCACCGACACGACCGGCGCGAGACCGCAGGTGTCGCAGTACAGTTCGCCGCCGCCCATGTCCTCGTACGCCCCGTCGCAGCCGGGCCGCTGACAGGTCTGCTGTGCATCGGTCATGACGCTGCGTCCCCCTTCTCACTCACGGCCCGGTCCCCTCCGGTCCTGTGGCCCGCCCTGCTCCGGCAGCCGCGGGGCGCCGAGCTGTTCGGCGGCCGCGTGCTGGTAGCGCAGCACGGCCTGCTCGGCCACCCGCAGGTCGCAGGGCGCGCTCCACAGCATGCGCCGCGCCGCGTCGTACCGCTCGATCAGCAGCGAGTCCTCCGCCAGCCCGTGCCGGGCGGCCTTCGCCCGGTAGGCGTCGAGACGGCCGCGCAGCTCCGCGCGGACCGCCAGCGGCTGGGTGACCGCGGTCAACGACTCGCGGGCGCGCAGCAGTTCGTCCTCCGCCTTCCGCTCCAGGGACTCCAGGAGAGGAGACAGCCGGTGCCACTGGGCGTGTCTGCGGTAGTCCGCCGCCGTCGCCAACTGCTCCTGGAGCACGGTCGGCGGGCCGCTGACCACGGGCACCTCGGTGGCGGCGATCTTCGCGAGGACCTCGCCGCGCGCCGTGCGCGCCTCGGCGAGCGTGCGGTCGGCGCGGCTGAGCACGTCCCGCAGCCGCACGAGCCGCTGCTCCGCGTCCTGCCGCACGGTGAGCACCGCGTCGATCTCCCGGCGCACGTCCTCCAGGGCACGCGCCTCACGGTCGTACACCGTGGTGTCCGGCCTGCCGCCGCCCGGCGCGGTGCTTCGCCCCTCGGCGCGGACCCAGAAGGCGAGCGGGTCGGACACCACCTGCTCGCGCAGGGACGTCAGGACGCGTGTGATGCGCTCCAGGTCGTCGCCCGCGGGGTGTTCGCCGGGGCGCACCCCGACGGAGTGCGCGAGCCGGCGGGTGCGCTGGAGCTCCGCGGCCAGCAGGTCTATCCGGGCGGGCAGCGCCGACCAGACCGCGTCGGCGGCGACGACCATGTCGAGCGAGGTCGCGTACAGCTCGTTCATCCGGTCCACGAGGGTGACCAGCGAGAACCGCTCGCTGAGTCGCCCCGAACCGCCATGCAGGGTCGGCGCGTTGGCCGTGGCGGTGGTGGAGCCCGCAACCGTGACGGACTCGCCCCGCAGCAGCTCGGTCAGCTCCGCCAGGTCCTCGCGGCTGGACCAGCGGCGGCGGGAGCGGATGTCACGGGCGGAACGCAGCGCGTCCGTGTACGCGTCGAAGTACGCCCACAGCAGCGTGATCGACGCGTCCGCGGTGGCCCAGCGCTCCTTGGTGGTGCCGGTGAGGTCGGCGCCCTCGAGGAGTCTGCGGCCCGCGTGGTCCTGGAGGGCGAGGAGCGAGGTCTCGATGGCCTCGTGCTCCGCGCCGAGCCGCGCCAGCGCACGGTCCACCTCGTCCCGGTCCATCACCGGCCCGGCGGGGTCCGTGACGCCCATCGATCACCTCTCGCTGCTGTGGGTTGTGGTGCCGGTGTGTGGGTGGTGCGGTCCGTCAGCTCGTCCGCAGATACACCGGCGGGGGCGGCTCCGACTTCGTCGAGTCCTTGTTCAGTGTGGCCGACAGCCATCTGTCGTACGAGGCCTGCCAGCCGTCCGTCGTGTCCTTGCGGTAGTCCACCAGGATCTGGTTGACCCGGCGCACCAGGTCGTCGGCGCCCCGGTTCATGGCCACGCCGTAGTACTCGTCCGTGAAGGTGCCACCCTTGAGCTCGACCGTGGGGTCCTGGGCGGCCTGGCTCGCGGCGAGCGCGCCGTCGGTGACCACGGCGTCCACCTCACCGAGTTGCAGCCTGACCAGGCAGTCGAGCTGGTTGGGGACGGGCGGGACGACGACGGCGGAGGCGATCAGCTTCTTGGCGTCGTGGTCCGCCGTCAGCCGGGTGTTGGCGATGGAACCCGCCGCCGTGCAGATCCTCTTGTGCGCCAGCGTGTCGTCGTACCCGCTGATGTCCGAGGACCGGGGGGCCAGAACCTGCTGGCCCGTCTTGAAGTAGGGGGCGGAGAAGGCGACGTCGTCGAGGCGGTCGCAGGAGATGGTCATCGTGCGGACGACCATGTCGACGCTGCCGCTCTGCAGGGCCGGGATGCGCTGGTTGGTGGGGATGGCCTTGAACACGACGTCGTCCGGGTCGCCGAGTATCTCCTGGGCGATCCGGTGCACCAGATCGATGTCGAAGCCCTCCAGGTCGCCGGACGGGCCGCTGTTCGGATTGCGGTAGCCCCAGCGGTAGCTGTTCTGGTCGACGCCGACGATCAGCTTGCGCTTCTCGCCCGGGCGGGCCTTGATCTTCGCGATGGTGTCCCCGTCCGCGCCGGACGGGGACAGCGTCTGCTCTTCGGGGGCCTTCTTGATCGCGGGGTCCGCGCAGTGGTCGTCGGCACGTACCTGGCTGCCGCGGGCGAGGCCCGGACCGCCGGTGCCCGTACTGCCGTCGCCGCGCGACTGGGTCAGCGGCAGCAGCAGCGTGAAGACCACCGCGAGGGCGCAGACGACCGCCATCGCACCCACCCCGCCCCAGCCGCGCAGGCTGGCCCGCAAGCGTCGCGCGCGCATGGTCACGCCCCCTTTCACCGGTACTCCGAAAGCCTGCGCCCGATACCCAGCAGAGCGCCGGCCGCGCCCAGGAGCGCGAGCACGGCGGCGCCCTCGGGCAGCCCGGTCATCGCGTTCCGGCCGTCACCGGCCGCCTGCTTGAACTCGGCCTCCTCGTGCTGCAGGGCCCTGTCGAGGTTCTTGTCGACTCCCGCGAAGCACTCGCCGGTGGCGCCCTTGGCGCCGATCACCAGGGCCAGCGCCCGCTCGTAGTTGCCGTTGTCGTCCTGATCGCGGGCCGAGGCATGGCGTCTCTTCCACTCCGTCATGTTGCTCTCGGCCGTCGCGACCGGCTGCTGCCCGGACCGGTCGTCGGCGAGCTTCGCGGCCGCGGCGAGGCCCTTGCCGAGGGTGTCCATGTCCTTGCCGAAGTCGACGTCGTAGGAGTCGAGGGTCTCGCCGCCCACCTTGACGGTCTCGGCGCCGCGGGCCACCAGCGTCAGGTTCTCGTTGCCGCGGGCCTTGAGGGAGGCGATGCGGGCGTCGTGCAGCACGTTGAGGGAGCGGACGCCGTGGTCGTAGGAGTCGTCGAGGCCGGCGCGCGCGAGGCTGTGGCCGACGACGAGCCACAGCAGGACCACCGTGGTGCCGGCCGTCGCGGCGACCAGGCCGTGGTTCAGCACCCGGTTCGTGCGCCGGTAGTTGCGCTGCTGGGCCCAGCCGAGCGCGGCCAGCGCGAGCACGCCGAGACCGATGGCGATCCACGGGTAGGGCGTCGCGTCGCCGTAGTCGGCGCTCAGGCGCTGGTTCTCCTTGGTGTAGAGATCCTCCGCCTTCGGGAGCATCTCCTTCTGCATCTTCTCGTTCGCGTACCGCAGATAGGCGCCGCCGACCGGAAAGCCCTGGCGGTTGTACGTGCGGGCCTGCTCGACCAGGCCCTTGTACTGCGGCAGCAGTTCGTTGAGCCGGGCGATGGTCTTCGCCGCGGGGGAGCCGGGGTCGGAGTTGGCGGCCGCCTCGACCAGCCCCGAGGCGGCGCTGTCGATGTCCTGCTCGTACACCGTGCGGGTGGCGGCCGTCTCCTCGCCGCCGGCGAGAAAGCCGCTGGAGGCGGCCGTGTTGGCGTCGGCGAGCGAACGGTAGATGTCGGCCGCGGCGGAACTGAGGGGCTGGCTGTTGTGCAGTACGTCGTCGGCGGCGGCCGCCCGCTCGGTCATCTGCCAGGCGGTGACGGCGCCGAACGCGACGACGAGGAGTGCGACGACGGCACCGATGACGCGCAGCCGGCCGGGCTCGGTGGCGGCGCCCGCGCGCAGCCGGTCGAGGCCTTCGGCGAAGGCGGTGCGGCGGGCGGGCGCGGGCGTGGCGACCGGCGGGGCGGCGGGGGACCGGCCCGGCCCGCCCGGCTGCGGCGGAATCGCCGGCATCGTGGGCACGCCCGGACCCGGTGGTGGCGCCGCGCTGCTCTTCGTCGGGTGTGTCACTGTTTGACCTCCCCCATGGTCATCCGTCGTCGCAAGTATCACCGCCGACACTGACATTCGCACCGGCCTTCACTGGATCTTGATGGGATCGCAGTGTGCTTGACGGTATTCCGGCACGAAGCCGCGCCCCGCGCCACCCCCTCTCCATGAATACGCCGGTGGAATCGGTTCGGTTCCCGCGCCGGCCAGGGCGTACGCGAGGGCGTGCGCTACCCGAAGTACGCTCGCGCCCGCTCGTGCACCTCCGCTCCCGCCGCCACCCGGTCCAACCCCAGCAACACCGCTCCCAGCACCGGCGGCGCCGCCACCACCAGGGGAACCGCCTTCGGCGCCCGTACGGCCAGCAACTCCCGTATTCCGTCGTCCAGTTGGGGGTGTCGAGCGGCCAGGACGCCGCCGCCCAGCAGTACCGGCGTCTCCTCCTCCAGCAGCTCCAGCCGGGTCAGTGCCACCGTGGCCATCGCCACCACCTCGTCGGCGAGGCGGTCGACGACCGCGCGGGCGACCGTGTCGCCGGCGGCCGCCGTGGCGAACAGGACCGGCGTCAGCTCGTGGCGGCGGTCCTGTTCGACGTCCTCCAGGTGCAGCGCCTCGACGAGGGCGTACATGGAACCGAGCCCGAAGTGGGCGGGCAGGGTGTGCGCCAGCGCGGTCGGGCCGCCGCGGCCGTCCTCCGCGCGGGAGGCGTGCCACAGCGCCTCCTCCGCCAGGCCCCAGCCACCGCCCCAGTCGCCGGAGATCCGGCCGAGCGCGGGGAAGCGGGCGGTGCGCCCGTCGGGCCGCATGCCGACGCAGTTGATGCCCGCGCCGCAGACGACCGCCACGCCCCGCGGCTCGGTGATGCCGGCCCGCAGGATCGCGAACGTGTCGTTGCGCACCTCGACGCTCGCGCCCCAGCCGCGGGCCCGCAGCGCGGCCGCCAACCGCTCCTCCTCGACGGGGAAGTCGGCGTTGGCGAGGCAGGCCGACACGTGGTCGACCGAGCTGGTCCCGGCGGCGGCGAAGGCCCGCGACACGGCCTCGGCGAGGGTGTCCACCGCCTCCTCGACGCCCACCGCGGGCGGCCGGAACCCGCCGCCGCGGGCCGTGGCGAGGACGGTCCCGTCGGTCGCCACCACCGCCACGTCGGTCTTGCTGTTGCCCGCGTCGACGGCGAGGACACGTGCGGTCATGCCCACGCGAGATGCTCCCGGTTGTGTGCGATCAGCTGGTCGGTGAGGGCGTCCGCGTACGCGTGCTGCCCGACGAGGGGGTGGGCGAGCAGCGCTCGGAACACCCGGTCCCGGCCGCCGCGCAGGGCTGCCTCCAGGGCCAGGTCCTCGTAGGCCGTCACGTTCGCCGTCAGGCCGGCGAACAGGGGGTCGACGGGCGGCACGGGCAGCGGGGTGGTGCCCTTGGGACCCACCGCCGCCTGCACCTCGATCACCGCGTCGTCGGGGAGGAAGGGCAGCGTGCCCCGGTTGAGGGTGTTCACCACCTGGTAGGGGCTCCCGCCTCCGCCGAGCAGCCCGGCCGCGAGGTCCACGGCCGCCTCCGAGTAGAAGGCGCCGCCCCGTTTGCCGAGGAGTTCCGGCTTCTCGTCGAGGCTCGGATCGCCGTACATCTTCAGCAACTGCCGTTCCATCTCGGCCACTTCCGCGGCCCGGGACGGCTTGGTCCGCAGTTCCCGGACGACCTCGTCGTGCGCGTAGTAGTAGCGCAGGTAGTACGACGGGACGACGCCCAGGCGGTCGAGGAGCGGGCCGGGCAGGTGCAGGTCGGCGGCGATCGCGTCGCCGTGCTCGGCCAGCAGCCGGGGCAGCACGTCCTCGCCCTCGGGGCCGCCGAGCCGTACGCCGGTCTCCCAGGTGAGGTGGTTGAGGCCGACGTGGTCGAGGTGGATGTCCGTTGGGGTGAGGCCGAGCAGGGCGGCGAACTTGCGCTGGAAACCGATCGCCACGTTGCACAGGCCGACCGCCTTGTGGCCGGCCTGGAGCAGGGCGCGGGTCACGATGCCGACCGGGTTGGTGAAGTCGATGATCCAGGCGTCCGGGTTGGTACGGCGGACGCGTTCGGCGATGTCGAGCACCACCGGGACCGTGCGCAGTGCCTTGGCCAGGCCGCCCGCGCCCGTCGTCTCCTGTCCGACGCAGCCGCACTCCAGCGGCCAGGTCTCGTCCTGCTCGCGGGCCGCCTGGCCGCCGACACGGAGCTGGAGAAGCACCGCGTCGGCCCCGTCGACGCCCGCGTCCAGGTCGTCCGTCGTGACGATCCGGCCGGGGTGGCCCTGCCGGGCGAAGATCCGGCGGGCCAGACCGCCCACCAGTTCCAGGCGCTCGGCCGCCGGGTCGACGAGCACGAGTTCCTCGATGGGCAGGGTGTCCCTGAGCCGCGCGAAGCCGTCGATGAGTTCGGGTGTGTAGGTCGAGCCTCCGCCGACCACGGTGAGTTTCATGCAGCTAACCCTTTACTCCGGTGAGCGTGACACCCTCGACGAACGCCTTCTGGGCGAAGAAGAACACGAGGATCACGGGGGCCATGACCAGCACGGTGGCGGCCATGGTGAGGTTCCAGTCGGTGTGGTGCGCGCCCTTGAAGGACTCCAGGCCGTAACTCAGCGTCCAGGCCGCCGTGTTCTCGGAGGCGTAGATCTGCGGGCCGAAGTAGTCGTTCCAGGCGTAGAAGAACTGGAAGAGTCCGACGGCCGCGATGCCCGGCTTCGCCATCGGCAGCACGACCCGCAGCAGGGTGCGCAGGTCGCCGCAGCCGTCCACCTTCGCCGCGTCCAGGTACTCGTTCGGGATGGTCATCAGGAACTGGCGCAGCAGGAAGATGGAGAACGCGTCACCGAAGGCCATCGGGATGATCAGCGGCCACAGGGTGCCGGACAGGTCCAGCTGCTTCGCCCAGAACAGGTACATCGGGATGATGACCACCTGCGGCGGCAGCATCATCATCGAGATCACCAGCATGAGTGACAGGTTCCGCCCGCGGAACCGGAACTTGGCGAGCGCGTACGCCACCGGGATCGACGACGCGACGGTGAGGACGGTGCCGAGTCCGGCGTAGATCAGCGTGTTCTTCCACCAGGTCAGGAAGCCCGGCGTGTCGAAGACCTTCCGGTAGTTGCCCCATTCCCAGTTGTGCGGGATCAGATCGCGGCTGAGTGCCTGGCTGTCGCTCATCAGCGAGGTCAGCACGACGAACACGAAGGGCAGGGTGAAGAAGAGGGCGGCCGCGAGACCGATGGAGTGGACCGCGATCCATTCCAGCACGGCCCGGCGGCGGGCGGTGCGTTCGGCGGGAGAGACGGACGCCGTCAACTCCACGGGCTTGTCGAGTAGCTGAGTCATCAGTCACCTGCCTGGATGAGACCGCCCCGGCGCCGCATCAGCAACGCGGTGAACGCCATCGACAGGACGAACAGCACCAGTGCCACCACACAGGCGGAGCCGTAGTCGAAACGCTGGAAACCGAGGTTGTAGACGAGCTGGGGGAGGGTCAGGGTGGACTTGTCCGGGTAGCCGGGCTCGAACTGGGTGCCCGCGCCCTGGATCACGCCCGAGGCGACCTTTCCGGCGATGAGGGGCTGTGTGTAGTACTGCATCGTCTGGATCACGCCGGTGACGACGGCGAACATCACGATGGGCGAGATGTTCGGGAGCGTGACGTACCGGAAGCGCTGCCAGGCCGACGCGCCGTCCAGCTCCGCCGCCTCGTACTGCTCCGTCGGTACGTCGAGCAGCGCGGCCATGAAGATGACCATCAGGTCGCCGATGCCCCACAGCGCGAGCAGGGTGAGGGCGGGCTTGGACCAGGTGGGGTCGTTGAACCAGCCGGGGGCCGGCACGCCGATCTTCTCCAGGAGGGAGTTGACCGGGCCCGTACCGGGGTTGAGGAGGAACGCGAAGGCCATGGTGGCCGCCACGGGCGGGGCCAGGTACGGCAGGTAGAAGAGGGTGCGGAAGACGCCCGTGGCCGTCTTGATCTTCGTGATCAGCAGGCCGATGCCCAGCCCGAAGAGCACGCGCAGGCTGACCATGATGACGACCAGCCACAGGGTGTTGCGCAGGGCGGGCCAGAAGAGGGGGTAGTGCTCGAAGACGTACGTCCAGTTCTTCGTGCCGCTCCACGTCGGCGGCTTGAAGCCGTCGTAGTGCATGAACGAGAAGTAGACGGTCGAGAGCAGCGGATAGGCGAAGAAGACCGTGAAGCCGATCAACCAGGGCGACATGAAGGCGGCTGTGCGAAGCGCCGACCGGCGGCGCTTCGACGCCAGGGTGATGGTGCTCATCGTCGTCGCTACTTCGCCTGCGCGATGTCCGTGTCGATCTGCGCGGCGGTCTTCTTCAGGCCCGCCTTCAGGTCGCCGACCTTGCCGCTCTCGTAGTCGTAGCCGAAGTTCTGGATCGTCACCAGGTACACGCCGCCGTTGATGGAGGCGGGAGACGTGGTGGAGTTGGGGTTCGCCGCGATGTCCAGGAACGTCTTGAAGCGCGGGTCGTACTTGAGCTTCGGGGACTTGAGCGCCGCCAGCGTGGAGGGCACGTTGTGGATGGCGTTGGAGAAGTTCACCA
It includes:
- a CDS encoding carbohydrate ABC transporter permease gives rise to the protein MSTITLASKRRRSALRTAAFMSPWLIGFTVFFAYPLLSTVYFSFMHYDGFKPPTWSGTKNWTYVFEHYPLFWPALRNTLWLVVIMVSLRVLFGLGIGLLITKIKTATGVFRTLFYLPYLAPPVAATMAFAFLLNPGTGPVNSLLEKIGVPAPGWFNDPTWSKPALTLLALWGIGDLMVIFMAALLDVPTEQYEAAELDGASAWQRFRYVTLPNISPIVMFAVVTGVIQTMQYYTQPLIAGKVASGVIQGAGTQFEPGYPDKSTLTLPQLVYNLGFQRFDYGSACVVALVLFVLSMAFTALLMRRRGGLIQAGD
- a CDS encoding carbohydrate ABC transporter permease — translated: MTQLLDKPVELTASVSPAERTARRRAVLEWIAVHSIGLAAALFFTLPFVFVVLTSLMSDSQALSRDLIPHNWEWGNYRKVFDTPGFLTWWKNTLIYAGLGTVLTVASSIPVAYALAKFRFRGRNLSLMLVISMMMLPPQVVIIPMYLFWAKQLDLSGTLWPLIIPMAFGDAFSIFLLRQFLMTIPNEYLDAAKVDGCGDLRTLLRVVLPMAKPGIAAVGLFQFFYAWNDYFGPQIYASENTAAWTLSYGLESFKGAHHTDWNLTMAATVLVMAPVILVFFFAQKAFVEGVTLTGVKG
- a CDS encoding glutamate ABC transporter substrate-binding protein, which produces MRARRLRASLRGWGGVGAMAVVCALAVVFTLLLPLTQSRGDGSTGTGGPGLARGSQVRADDHCADPAIKKAPEEQTLSPSGADGDTIAKIKARPGEKRKLIVGVDQNSYRWGYRNPNSGPSGDLEGFDIDLVHRIAQEILGDPDDVVFKAIPTNQRIPALQSGSVDMVVRTMTISCDRLDDVAFSAPYFKTGQQVLAPRSSDISGYDDTLAHKRICTAAGSIANTRLTADHDAKKLIASAVVVPPVPNQLDCLVRLQLGEVDAVVTDGALAASQAAQDPTVELKGGTFTDEYYGVAMNRGADDLVRRVNQILVDYRKDTTDGWQASYDRWLSATLNKDSTKSEPPPPVYLRTS
- a CDS encoding 6-phospho-beta-glucosidase, coding for MKLTVVGGGSTYTPELIDGFARLRDTLPIEELVLVDPAAERLELVGGLARRIFARQGHPGRIVTTDDLDAGVDGADAVLLQLRVGGQAAREQDETWPLECGCVGQETTGAGGLAKALRTVPVVLDIAERVRRTNPDAWIIDFTNPVGIVTRALLQAGHKAVGLCNVAIGFQRKFAALLGLTPTDIHLDHVGLNHLTWETGVRLGGPEGEDVLPRLLAEHGDAIAADLHLPGPLLDRLGVVPSYYLRYYYAHDEVVRELRTKPSRAAEVAEMERQLLKMYGDPSLDEKPELLGKRGGAFYSEAAVDLAAGLLGGGGSPYQVVNTLNRGTLPFLPDDAVIEVQAAVGPKGTTPLPVPPVDPLFAGLTANVTAYEDLALEAALRGGRDRVFRALLAHPLVGQHAYADALTDQLIAHNREHLAWA
- a CDS encoding N-acetylglucosamine kinase, producing MGMTARVLAVDAGNSKTDVAVVATDGTVLATARGGGFRPPAVGVEEAVDTLAEAVSRAFAAAGTSSVDHVSACLANADFPVEEERLAAALRARGWGASVEVRNDTFAILRAGITEPRGVAVVCGAGINCVGMRPDGRTARFPALGRISGDWGGGWGLAEEALWHASRAEDGRGGPTALAHTLPAHFGLGSMYALVEALHLEDVEQDRRHELTPVLFATAAAGDTVARAVVDRLADEVVAMATVALTRLELLEEETPVLLGGGVLAARHPQLDDGIRELLAVRAPKAVPLVVAAPPVLGAVLLGLDRVAAGAEVHERARAYFG